A stretch of the Candidatus Eisenbacteria bacterium genome encodes the following:
- a CDS encoding YggT family protein, producing MFVFGNLVQAIAVVLDVVLQALLLVILINALLSWVRPDPSNPIVQFLDRVSDLVCNPIRRVIPTNVSGIDFAPFVAMLVIWFVKMFLVSTLNDVAVRMG from the coding sequence ATGTTCGTCTTCGGAAACCTGGTGCAGGCGATCGCGGTGGTGCTGGACGTCGTGCTCCAGGCGCTGCTGCTGGTCATCCTGATCAATGCGCTCCTGTCGTGGGTGCGGCCCGATCCCAGCAATCCGATCGTCCAGTTCCTCGATCGGGTCTCGGACCTGGTCTGCAATCCGATCCGGCGCGTGATTCCGACCAACGTCTCGGGAATCGACTTCGCCCCGTTCGTGGCCATGCTCGTCATCTGGTTCGTAAAAATGTTCCTGGTCAGCACCCTGAACGACGTCGCCGTGCGTATGGGGTGA
- a CDS encoding DUF167 domain-containing protein, whose product MRVQPGARSAGLEGRMPDGALKLKVREPAREGRANEAVSVLLAEHLRVPRRAVQVIRGASSRDKVVDVEGLSAEALEARIDQALEKQTGIGKSQ is encoded by the coding sequence GTGCGGGTCCAACCCGGGGCGAGGAGCGCCGGACTGGAAGGCCGCATGCCTGACGGAGCGTTGAAGTTGAAGGTCCGCGAGCCCGCTCGGGAGGGCCGCGCAAACGAGGCGGTATCTGTTTTGCTGGCCGAGCATCTGAGGGTGCCACGGCGCGCCGTACAGGTGATTCGCGGGGCATCCTCCCGCGACAAAGTGGTTGACGTGGAAGGGCTTTCGGCCGAGGCGCTGGAAGCTCGGATCGACCAAGCCCTGGAAAAGCAGACGGGGATCGGGAAGAGCCAATGA
- a CDS encoding purine-nucleoside phosphorylase yields the protein MMLSEPTVTSPLKREIDEAAAFVAARTRTRPEAGIVLGTGLGDFARALEVETVVPYADIPHFPVSTVESHAGELHLGTLAGHAVAVMKGRVHYYEGYTMRQVAFPIRVLAALGCRTLVLTNACGAMNPGMKAGSIVAVTDHINLMGDSPLIGDNDEALGPRFPDMSEPYSRGLVSLAEQVAQEQGITLHRAVFVAVPGPNLETAAEYRFLRGIGADVVGMSLVPENLVAIHGGQRVLALSVVTDECNPDHLRPVDVPTILSVAARTAPALSSLISEVVRRLDEV from the coding sequence ATGATGCTGTCGGAACCGACCGTGACGAGCCCGCTCAAGCGGGAGATCGACGAAGCCGCCGCCTTCGTGGCCGCGCGGACGCGCACGCGGCCGGAGGCCGGCATCGTTCTCGGCACGGGCCTCGGTGACTTCGCCAGAGCGCTCGAGGTCGAGACCGTGGTGCCCTACGCCGACATCCCGCACTTCCCGGTGTCGACGGTGGAGAGCCATGCGGGTGAGCTGCACCTCGGGACGCTCGCCGGCCACGCGGTGGCGGTGATGAAGGGGCGGGTCCACTACTACGAGGGCTACACCATGCGCCAGGTGGCCTTCCCGATCCGCGTGCTCGCGGCGCTCGGCTGCCGCACGCTGGTGCTCACCAACGCCTGTGGCGCCATGAATCCCGGGATGAAGGCCGGGTCCATCGTCGCCGTCACCGATCACATCAATCTGATGGGCGACAGCCCGCTGATCGGCGACAACGACGAAGCACTCGGTCCGCGCTTTCCCGACATGAGTGAGCCCTACTCGCGCGGGCTGGTGTCGCTCGCCGAACAAGTGGCGCAAGAGCAGGGCATCACGCTCCATCGAGCGGTGTTCGTGGCGGTTCCGGGTCCCAATCTCGAGACCGCCGCCGAGTACCGTTTCCTGCGCGGAATCGGTGCAGATGTTGTGGGCATGTCGCTGGTGCCCGAGAACCTCGTCGCGATCCACGGCGGCCAGCGCGTCCTGGCGCTGAGCGTCGTGACCGACGAGTGCAATCCCGACCACCTTCGTCCGGTGGACGTTCCGACGATCCTGTCGGTGGCGGCGCGAACCGCGCCGGCGCTCAGCAGCCTGATCTCGGAAGTCGTTCGCCGGCTCGATGAAGTCTAA